One stretch of Vulpes lagopus strain Blue_001 chromosome 12, ASM1834538v1, whole genome shotgun sequence DNA includes these proteins:
- the SRSF1 gene encoding serine/arginine-rich splicing factor 1, translated as MSGGGVIRGPAGNNDCRIYVGNLPPDIRTKDIEDVFYKYGAIRDIDLKNRRGGPPFAFVEFEDPRDAEDAVYGRDGYDYDGYRLRVEFPRSGRGTGRGGGGGGGGGAPRGRYGPPSRRSENRVVVSGLPPSGSWQDLKDHMREAGDVCYADVYRDGTGVVEFVRKEDMTYAVRKLDNTKFRSHEGETAYIRVKVDGPRSPSYGRSRSRSRSRSRSRSRSNSRSRSYSPRRSRGSPRYSPRHSRSRSRT; from the exons ATGTCGGGAGGTGGTGTGATTCGTGGCCCGGCAGGGAACAACGACTGCCGCATCTATGTGGGTAACTTACCTCCAGACATCCGAACCAAGGACATTGAGGACGTGTTCTACAAATACGGAGCTATCCGCGACATCGATCTCAAGAATCGCCGCGGAGGACCGCCCTTCGCCTTCGTTGAGTTCGAGGACCCTCG AGACGCGGAAGACGCGGTGTACGGTCGCGACGGCTATGATTACGATGGATACCGTCTGCGGGTGGAGTTTCCTCGAAGCGGCCGTGGTACAggccgaggcggcggcgggggtggAGGTGGCGGGGCTCCCCGAGGCCGCTATGGGCCCCCATCCAGGCGTTCTGAAAACAGAGTGGTTGTCTCCG gaCTGCCTCCAAGTGGAAGCTGGCAGGATTTGAAGGATCACATGCGTGAAGCAGGTGATGTATGTTATGCTGATGTTTACCGAGATGGCACTGGTGTCGTGGAGTTTGTACGGAAAGAAGATATGACCTATGCAGTTCGAAAACTGGATAACACTAAGTTTAGATCTCATGAG GGAGAAACTGCCTACATCCGGGTTAAAGTTGATGGGCCCAGAAGTCCAAGTTATGGAAGATCTCGATCTCGAAGCCGTAGTCGTAGCAGAAGCCGTAGCAGAAGCAACAGCAGGAGTCGCAGTTACTCcccaaggagaagcagaggatCACCACGCTATTCTCCCCGTCATAGCAGATCTCGCTCTCGTACATAA